A region of Paenibacillus sp. JNUCC-31 DNA encodes the following proteins:
- the ilvC gene encoding ketol-acid reductoisomerase: MPVTTYYEQDAELSVLKGKTIAVIGYGSQGHAQAQNLRDSGLNVVIGLREGKSFDTAKNDGFEVLSPAEATSRADVVQILLPDETQASVYKNEIEPNLKKGAALLFSHGFNVHFGQIVAPKDSDVLLVAPKSPGHMVRRTYVEGFGVPGLIAIEQDATGKAKDIGLAYAKGIGCTRAGVIETSFREETETDLFGEQAVLCGGVSALVKAGFETLTEAGYAPEMAYFECLHELKLIVDLMYEGGLASMRDSISNTAEYGDYVTGPRVVTEDTKKAMKEVLTDIQQGKFARDFILENQSGRAFLTATRRNEAEHPIEVVGGQLREMMHWIKK, encoded by the coding sequence ATGCCAGTAACTACTTATTATGAACAGGATGCAGAGCTTAGCGTATTGAAAGGAAAAACGATCGCGGTCATCGGTTATGGTAGCCAGGGTCATGCCCAAGCCCAAAACCTGCGCGACAGCGGATTGAACGTAGTCATCGGACTTCGTGAAGGTAAATCTTTTGACACTGCAAAAAATGACGGATTTGAAGTTCTGTCCCCGGCTGAAGCAACTAGCCGTGCAGACGTGGTTCAAATTTTGCTGCCTGACGAAACACAAGCTTCTGTATACAAAAATGAAATCGAACCAAACCTGAAAAAAGGCGCTGCATTGCTCTTCTCTCACGGTTTCAACGTTCATTTCGGTCAAATCGTTGCTCCAAAAGACAGCGATGTATTGCTGGTAGCTCCTAAGTCCCCTGGCCACATGGTACGTCGTACCTACGTGGAAGGTTTCGGTGTACCGGGCCTGATCGCAATTGAGCAAGATGCAACAGGTAAAGCAAAAGATATCGGTTTGGCATACGCAAAAGGTATCGGTTGCACACGTGCAGGCGTGATTGAAACTTCCTTCCGCGAAGAAACAGAAACAGATCTGTTCGGTGAGCAAGCTGTTCTGTGTGGCGGTGTAAGTGCCCTGGTGAAAGCTGGATTCGAAACGTTGACAGAAGCGGGTTATGCTCCTGAAATGGCATACTTCGAGTGTCTGCACGAATTGAAACTGATCGTTGACCTGATGTATGAAGGTGGACTTGCAAGCATGCGTGATTCCATCAGTAACACTGCTGAGTACGGTGACTATGTAACTGGACCACGCGTGGTAACTGAAGATACGAAGAAAGCAATGAAAGAAGTCCTGACAGATATCCAACAAGGTAAATTTGCACGTGACTTCATCCTGGAAAACCAATCCGGCCGTGCATTCCTGACAGCAACTCGTCGCAACGAAGCTGAACACCCAATCGAAGTGGTTGGCGGACAATTGCGTGAAATGATGCACTGGATCAAGAAGTAG
- a CDS encoding 2-isopropylmalate synthase encodes MRKIYVFDTTLRDGEQSPGVNLNTREKVEIAHQLERLGIDRMEAGFPAASPGDLAAVNAVAKAVKNVTVIGLSRSREQDIDAVKEALKGAQDPCIHIFLATSPIHRQHKLRMDKGQVLDTARSAIRYAKKTFSKIEFSLEDAGRTEYDFLVEMVNMAVEEGAAVVNIPDTVGYLSPYEYGNIFKHLKENVHGIEKVQLSAHCHNDLGMATANTLAAILNGADQIEGTINGIGERAGNTAIEEIAMALETRQEFFQAKTSLQLSEIARTSRLVSRLTGMVVPGNKAIVGANAFAHESGIHQDGMLKEKTTYEIMTPETIGLKESKLVLGKHSGRHAFRERLIELGYELEDEALNRAFAQFKDLADKKKEVTDEDLLAVIEEKLQDAPEVFKLESIFVTYGDESIPTAKVRIATLDGNTVEQKAEGNGSVDAIYNAIDQVSGEEVTLSDYSIKSVTHGKDALGEVHVVLTQNQISVQGRGVSTDILGASARAYVDGLNKLIEKRKTYTNRVNVNL; translated from the coding sequence GTGCGTAAAATCTATGTATTTGATACAACGCTGCGTGATGGAGAGCAATCCCCAGGAGTCAATCTGAACACTCGTGAAAAGGTGGAAATTGCCCACCAGCTCGAGCGGCTTGGTATTGACCGGATGGAAGCCGGTTTTCCGGCGGCATCTCCAGGCGATCTGGCGGCAGTCAATGCAGTTGCCAAAGCGGTCAAAAACGTTACCGTTATTGGCTTGTCCCGCTCCAGAGAGCAGGATATTGATGCGGTAAAAGAGGCGCTGAAGGGCGCTCAGGACCCGTGTATTCATATCTTTTTGGCAACTTCACCCATTCATCGTCAGCACAAATTGCGCATGGACAAAGGCCAGGTTCTGGATACGGCTCGTTCCGCGATTCGTTATGCGAAGAAAACTTTTTCGAAGATTGAATTCTCCCTGGAGGATGCAGGTCGTACAGAATATGATTTTCTCGTAGAGATGGTGAATATGGCTGTGGAAGAAGGCGCGGCTGTTGTGAATATCCCGGATACGGTTGGATATCTGAGCCCATACGAGTACGGTAATATTTTCAAACATTTGAAGGAAAACGTACATGGCATTGAAAAAGTACAGCTGAGTGCACATTGCCATAATGACCTGGGAATGGCTACTGCCAACACTCTCGCAGCGATCCTGAATGGAGCCGATCAAATTGAGGGAACCATTAACGGAATCGGTGAACGTGCGGGTAATACCGCTATTGAAGAGATTGCCATGGCACTGGAGACACGTCAGGAATTTTTCCAGGCGAAAACTTCGCTGCAACTTTCTGAGATTGCGCGGACCAGTCGTCTTGTCAGTCGTTTGACGGGGATGGTTGTGCCTGGCAATAAAGCGATAGTGGGTGCGAATGCGTTTGCACACGAATCAGGCATTCACCAGGACGGCATGCTGAAAGAGAAAACAACCTACGAGATTATGACGCCAGAGACCATCGGTCTGAAGGAAAGCAAGCTCGTATTGGGTAAACACTCGGGACGTCATGCCTTCCGTGAGCGCTTGATTGAGCTCGGTTACGAATTGGAAGATGAAGCATTGAACCGTGCTTTTGCCCAATTCAAAGATCTGGCTGATAAGAAAAAAGAAGTGACAGATGAGGATTTGCTGGCGGTCATCGAAGAGAAATTACAGGATGCACCTGAGGTGTTCAAACTGGAATCCATCTTTGTGACCTATGGTGATGAATCCATTCCAACGGCTAAAGTTCGTATTGCTACACTTGATGGTAATACAGTGGAACAAAAAGCAGAAGGAAATGGATCAGTAGATGCCATCTATAATGCGATTGACCAAGTAAGCGGGGAAGAGGTAACGCTATCCGACTACTCGATCAAATCGGTTACGCATGGTAAGGATGCGTTGGGTGAGGTTCACGTCGTACTTACTCAAAATCAAATTTCCGTTCAGGGACGCGGCGTAAGCACAGATATTTTGGGTGCCAGTGCACGTGCTTATGTGGATGGATTGAATAAATTAATTGAAAAACGCAAGACGTATACGAATCGAGTTAATGTCAACCTGTAA
- a CDS encoding aldo/keto reductase → MQYTYLGKSGLKVSRICLGTMNFGPATDEKEAFRIMDAALDAGVNFFDTANIYGWGENSGLTEEIIGRWFKQGGGRREKVVLATKVYGSMHDDTDGPNNDAGLSAYKIRRHLEGSLRRLQTDHIELYQMHHVDPAISWDELWGAFENAVHQGKIGYVGSSNFAGWQIAVAQSEAKNRHFLGLVSEQHKYSLNCRLPELEVLPAAKELGLGVIPWSPLDGGLLGRNALQKLEGTRSGGIAERIESHQTQLEQFAALCRELGEPQDTIALAWVAANPAVTAPIIGPRTLEQFETALKCLDVTLDEAVLNRLDEIFPGPGGQAPNAYAW, encoded by the coding sequence ATGCAATACACGTACTTGGGAAAATCAGGTCTTAAAGTCAGCCGGATCTGCCTTGGCACGATGAACTTTGGTCCTGCTACTGACGAAAAGGAAGCATTCCGTATCATGGATGCAGCACTCGATGCTGGTGTTAATTTTTTTGATACCGCTAACATTTACGGCTGGGGCGAAAATTCGGGTCTCACTGAGGAAATCATTGGACGATGGTTTAAACAGGGCGGCGGTAGACGTGAAAAAGTCGTACTCGCGACCAAAGTCTATGGCTCAATGCACGACGATACCGATGGCCCAAACAACGATGCAGGTCTTTCCGCCTACAAAATAAGACGCCATCTGGAGGGTTCCCTCCGCCGTCTGCAAACCGATCATATTGAACTGTACCAGATGCACCATGTGGATCCCGCTATCTCATGGGACGAGCTCTGGGGCGCGTTCGAGAACGCTGTGCATCAAGGCAAAATTGGTTACGTAGGTTCGAGTAACTTTGCTGGTTGGCAGATTGCTGTTGCGCAAAGTGAAGCCAAAAACCGCCATTTCCTTGGCCTGGTATCCGAGCAGCATAAGTACAGCCTCAACTGCCGTTTGCCTGAACTCGAAGTATTGCCCGCAGCGAAAGAGCTGGGCCTTGGTGTTATTCCTTGGAGCCCACTGGATGGTGGATTATTGGGACGTAATGCACTCCAGAAACTGGAAGGTACACGCAGTGGTGGCATTGCTGAGCGGATCGAGTCCCATCAAACTCAGTTGGAACAATTCGCAGCACTTTGCCGCGAACTCGGTGAACCGCAAGATACCATCGCTTTGGCCTGGGTTGCTGCCAACCCGGCAGTTACCGCTCCGATTATTGGACCGCGTACGCTGGAACAGTTTGAAACTGCGCTTAAATGTCTGGATGTCACGTTGGATGAAGCGGTCCTCAATCGTCTGGATGAAATCTTCCCGGGTCCGGGAGGACAAGCTCCGAACGCATATGCTTGGTGA
- the leuB gene encoding 3-isopropylmalate dehydrogenase, with protein MADVKKIAVIAGDGIGPEVVAEAEKVLKRTEDVFGYRFETEHALFGGIAIDEKGTPLPEETLTVCKSADAVLLGAVGGPKWDNNSKELRPETGLLGIRKALGLFSNLRPAVVFDCLKDASTLKPEVLEGTDLMVVRELTGGIYFGEKFRRESAQGEEAVDTCAYNVTEVERIVRQAFEIAQGRRKKLASVDKANVLETSRLWREVVNRVAPDYPDVELEHVLVDNCAMQLLRRPSSFDVIVTENMFGDILSDEAAMLTGSIGMLASASLGEGSFGLYEPVHGSAPDIAGQGLANPIATILSLALMFRTTFGYAEGADAIEAAVSDVLNAGHRTSDIAVDKSKAISTTEMGDLIVAAIRKQA; from the coding sequence ATGGCAGACGTAAAAAAAATTGCAGTAATTGCAGGCGACGGAATTGGTCCTGAAGTTGTGGCTGAGGCAGAGAAAGTTCTCAAGCGTACGGAGGACGTGTTCGGGTACCGTTTTGAAACAGAACATGCGCTATTTGGTGGAATCGCGATTGATGAGAAAGGTACACCCCTTCCTGAGGAAACACTGACGGTATGTAAAAGTGCAGATGCGGTCCTTCTTGGAGCCGTTGGTGGTCCAAAATGGGACAATAACAGCAAGGAGCTTCGTCCGGAAACAGGCTTGCTAGGTATTCGCAAAGCGCTCGGTTTGTTCTCCAACCTTCGTCCGGCTGTTGTATTTGATTGCCTGAAGGATGCTTCAACCTTGAAGCCAGAAGTGCTTGAAGGTACGGATCTGATGGTGGTACGGGAGTTGACCGGCGGCATCTACTTCGGAGAGAAGTTCAGACGTGAAAGTGCACAGGGCGAAGAAGCCGTGGATACTTGTGCATATAATGTAACAGAAGTGGAGCGCATCGTTCGTCAAGCATTCGAAATTGCTCAAGGACGTCGCAAAAAACTGGCTTCGGTTGACAAAGCCAACGTATTGGAAACCTCCCGTCTCTGGCGTGAAGTCGTTAACCGGGTAGCACCGGATTATCCGGATGTTGAATTGGAACATGTGCTTGTGGACAACTGTGCAATGCAATTGCTGCGCCGTCCATCGAGCTTTGACGTAATCGTGACGGAAAATATGTTCGGAGATATCTTGAGTGATGAAGCAGCGATGCTGACAGGCTCCATCGGTATGTTGGCATCTGCATCACTCGGAGAAGGCAGTTTCGGTCTCTATGAGCCAGTACACGGTTCAGCGCCGGATATTGCAGGTCAAGGCTTGGCGAATCCAATCGCAACGATCCTGTCTTTGGCGCTCATGTTCCGCACAACCTTTGGTTATGCGGAAGGTGCGGATGCTATTGAGGCGGCTGTATCTGATGTATTGAATGCAGGACATCGTACGAGCGACATCGCTGTGGACAAGAGCAAAGCGATTAGCACAACGGAAATGGGCGATTTGATTGTCGCAGCAATTCGTAAACAGGCGTAA